A stretch of the Denticeps clupeoides chromosome 6, fDenClu1.1, whole genome shotgun sequence genome encodes the following:
- the LOC114792009 gene encoding heterogeneous nuclear ribonucleoprotein A/B-like isoform X1 has product MMSEAEQQFMETSENGNEGEDLNGAETAEQPGTEEPEQDPEQEQGAALQDDLEPDSQNGGSEGGQIDASKCEEDAGKMFVGGLSWDTSRKDLKDYFSKFGEVTDCTIKMDSNTGRSRGFGFILFKDAASVEKVLAQKEHRLDGRQIDPKKAMAMKKEPVKKIFVGGLNPETEEETIREYFGAFGEIDTVELPMDPKSEKRRGFVFITYKEESSVKKVLEKKYHNVSGSKVTDGKEDLCEVKIAQPKEVYQQQQFGGRGGYGGRGRGRGGQNQNWNQGYSNYWNQGGYGYGQQNYGGYGAYGNYDYSSGYYGYGNYDYNQGNTSYGKTPRRGGHQSSYKPY; this is encoded by the exons ATGATGTCCGAGGCCGAGCAGCAGTTCATGGAGACCTCCGAAAACGGGAACGAAGGCGAGGACCTCAACGGGGCCGAGACTGCGGAGCAGCCGGGCACAGAGGAGCCGGAGCAGGATCCCGAGCAGGAGCAAGGTGCGGCGCTCCAGGACGACCTGGAGCCGGACTCTCAGAACGGCGGTTCGGAAGGGGGACAGATCGACGCCAGCAAGTGCGAGGAGGATGCGGG CAAGATGTTTGTTGGTGGACTTAGTTGGGACACAAGTAGGAAAGATCTCAAGGATTATTTCTCCAAGTTTGGAGAGGTGACTGATTGCACCATCAAAATGGACTCAAACACAGGACGCTCTCGTGGGTTCGGATTCATCCTCTTCAAAGATGCTGCTAGTGTGGAGAAG GTATTGGCCCAAAAGGAACACAGACTAGATGGGCGGCAGATCGATCCCAAAAAAGCCATGGCCATGAAGAAAGAGCCAGTCAAGAAGATATTTGTTGGTGGCCTTAACCCTGAGACCGAGGAGGAAACTATCCGGGAGTACTTTGGGGCCTTTGGAGAG ATTGACACAGTAGAGCTTCCAATGGACCCCAAgtcagagaaaaggagaggtTTTGTGTTCATTACATATAAAGAAGAGAGTTCTGTTAAGAAAGTGTTAGAGAAGAAGTATCACAATGTTAGTGGAAGCAAGGTAACGGATGGCAAGGAAGACCTT TGTGAGGTAAAAATTGCTCAGCCTAAAGAGGTgtaccagcagcagcagtttggTGGCAGGGGAGGGTATGGCGGCAGAGGGCGGGGGCGTGGTG GCCAAAATCAGAACTGGAACCAGGGTTACAGCAACTACTGGAACCAGGGTGGCTATGGTTATGGCCAGCAAAACTATGGAGGCTACGGGGCCTATGGCAACTATGATTATTCATCTGGTTACTATGGTTACGGCAACTATGACTACA ACCAGGGCAATACAAGCTATGGGAAAACGCCAAGACGTGGAGGCCACCAGAGTAGCTACAAGCCGTACTGA
- the LOC114792009 gene encoding heterogeneous nuclear ribonucleoprotein A/B-like isoform X2, protein MMSEAEQQFMETSENGNEGEDLNGAETAEQPGTEEPEQDPEQEQGAALQDDLEPDSQNGGSEGGQIDASKCEEDAGKMFVGGLSWDTSRKDLKDYFSKFGEVTDCTIKMDSNTGRSRGFGFILFKDAASVEKVLAQKEHRLDGRQIDPKKAMAMKKEPVKKIFVGGLNPETEEETIREYFGAFGEIDTVELPMDPKSEKRRGFVFITYKEESSVKKVLEKKYHNVSGSKCEVKIAQPKEVYQQQQFGGRGGYGGRGRGRGGQNQNWNQGYSNYWNQGGYGYGQQNYGGYGAYGNYDYSSGYYGYGNYDYNQGNTSYGKTPRRGGHQSSYKPY, encoded by the exons ATGATGTCCGAGGCCGAGCAGCAGTTCATGGAGACCTCCGAAAACGGGAACGAAGGCGAGGACCTCAACGGGGCCGAGACTGCGGAGCAGCCGGGCACAGAGGAGCCGGAGCAGGATCCCGAGCAGGAGCAAGGTGCGGCGCTCCAGGACGACCTGGAGCCGGACTCTCAGAACGGCGGTTCGGAAGGGGGACAGATCGACGCCAGCAAGTGCGAGGAGGATGCGGG CAAGATGTTTGTTGGTGGACTTAGTTGGGACACAAGTAGGAAAGATCTCAAGGATTATTTCTCCAAGTTTGGAGAGGTGACTGATTGCACCATCAAAATGGACTCAAACACAGGACGCTCTCGTGGGTTCGGATTCATCCTCTTCAAAGATGCTGCTAGTGTGGAGAAG GTATTGGCCCAAAAGGAACACAGACTAGATGGGCGGCAGATCGATCCCAAAAAAGCCATGGCCATGAAGAAAGAGCCAGTCAAGAAGATATTTGTTGGTGGCCTTAACCCTGAGACCGAGGAGGAAACTATCCGGGAGTACTTTGGGGCCTTTGGAGAG ATTGACACAGTAGAGCTTCCAATGGACCCCAAgtcagagaaaaggagaggtTTTGTGTTCATTACATATAAAGAAGAGAGTTCTGTTAAGAAAGTGTTAGAGAAGAAGTATCACAATGTTAGTGGAAGCAAG TGTGAGGTAAAAATTGCTCAGCCTAAAGAGGTgtaccagcagcagcagtttggTGGCAGGGGAGGGTATGGCGGCAGAGGGCGGGGGCGTGGTG GCCAAAATCAGAACTGGAACCAGGGTTACAGCAACTACTGGAACCAGGGTGGCTATGGTTATGGCCAGCAAAACTATGGAGGCTACGGGGCCTATGGCAACTATGATTATTCATCTGGTTACTATGGTTACGGCAACTATGACTACA ACCAGGGCAATACAAGCTATGGGAAAACGCCAAGACGTGGAGGCCACCAGAGTAGCTACAAGCCGTACTGA
- the LOC114792321 gene encoding guanine nucleotide-binding protein subunit beta-2-like 1 has product MTEQMTVRGTLKGHSGWVTQIATTPQFPDMILSGSRDKTIIMWKLTRDETNYGVPQRALRGHSHFVSDVVISSDGQFALSGSWDGTLRLWDLTTGTTTRRFVGHTKDVLSVAFSADNRQIVSGSRDKTIKLWNTLGVCKYTVQDESHSEWVSCVRFSPNSSNPIIVSCGWDKMVKVWNLANCKLKTNHIGHTGFLNTVTVSPDGSLCASGGKDGQAMLWDLNEGKHLYTLDSGDTINALCFSPNRYWLCAATGPSIKIWDLEGKIIVDELRQEVISTNSKAEPPQCTSLAWSADGQTLFAGYTDNLIRVWQVTIGTR; this is encoded by the exons ATGACCGAACAGATGACGGTGCGCGGCACCCTGAAGGGCCACAGCGGTTGGGTGACCCAGATCGCCACCACCCCTCAGTTCCCCGACATGATCCTGTCCGGGTCCAGAG ataaaaccataaTCATGTGGAAGCTGACCCGGGATGAGACTAACTACGGGGTTCCCCAGCGGGCGCTGCGCGGACACTCCCACTTTGTGAGCGATGTGGTCATTTCCTCAGATGGCCAGTTTGCTCTGTCTGGCTCCTGGGACGGCACCCTTCGCCTGTGGGATCTCACCAC TGGCACCACCACTCGCCGCTTTGTTGGGCACACCAAGGATGTCCTGAGTGTGGCTTTCTCAGCGGACAACCGCCAGATCGTGTCAGGCTCCCGGGACAAGACTATTAAGCTGTGGAACACCCTGGGCGTTTGCAAGTACACCGTTCAG GACGAGAGTCACTCTGAATGGGTGTCATGCGTGCGCTTCTCCCCCAACAGCAGCAACCCCATCATCGTGTCCTGTGGCTGGGACAAGATGGTGAAG GTGTGGAATCTGGCCAACTGCAAGCTGAAGACCAATCACATTGGTCACACTGGCTTCCTGAACACTGTGACCGTTTCTCCTGATGGCTCTCTCTGTGCCTCTGGTGGAAAG GATGGCCAGGCCATGCTTTGGGACCTGAATGAGGGGAAGCATCTTTACACCCTGGATAGCGGGGACACCATTAATGCGCTGTGCTTCAGCCCCAACCGGTACTGGCTCTGCGCTGCTACTGGACCCAGCATCAAGATCTGG GATCTGGAGGGAAAGATCATCGTGGATGAACTGAGACAGGAAGTTATCAGCACTAACAGCAAGGCGGAGCCACCGCAGTGCACTTCCCTGGCATGGTCCGCTGATGGTCAG aCTTTATTTGCTGGTTACACCGACAACTTGATCAGAGTGTGGCAGGTTACCATCGGAACCCGATAA
- the LOC114792945 gene encoding interferon-induced protein 44-like produces the protein MGDSHSKRSPSPPAPPTPSPFYDHEWRSMTWSMESKSDMETKLREFCLTEQDVGQLRIVLFGPVGAGKSSFINSVNNAFLGRITSKALVASGAGTSFTTTYKTHKIGHGRLPFVFNDVMGLEEGGSAGILNEDLISGLEGHIKENYKFNPISPLSNGNSYYNPSPAMGDKVHCVVNVIPADKISMVTDEVINKLRSVRNKASDLGIPQVVVMTMIDKACPEVDRDLQNIYRSKKIKQKMQECSYRLGVPMNCILPVKNYHEEISVDMKMDLLILSALTQIVHFADDYVASLYDR, from the exons ATGGGTGACTCACATTCCAAAcgttctccctctcctcctgccCCTCCCACTCCATCACCCT TCTATGACCATGAATGGAGGAGCATGACCTGGAG TATGGAATCTAAAAGTGATATGGAGACAAAGCTCCGAGAGTTTTGTTTGACTGAACAAGATGTCGGCCAACTTCGCATCGTCCTGTTTGGACCAGTTGGAGCTGGAAAGTCCAGCTTCATTAACTCCGTCAATAACGCCTTCCTTGGAAGAATCACCAGTAAAGCTCTAGTAGCCTCGGGTGCAGGCACAAGCTTCACAACCACA tATAAAACCCATAAAATTGGACATGGAAGACTTCCTTTTGTCTTTAATGACGTAATGGGTCTTGAAGAAGGGGGATCGGCAGGGATACTAAACGAGGACCTCATCAGTGGATTGGAAGGCCACATCAAGGAGAATTACAAG TTCAACCCAATAAGTCCATTGTCTAATGGCAACTCATACTACAACCCCAGTCCTGCAATGGGTGATAAGGTTCACTGCGTGGTGAATGTCATACCTGCAGACAAAATCTCCATGGTTACTGATGAAGTCATCAATAAACTGAGGAGTGTCAGGAATAAAGCGAGTGATTTGG GGATCCCACAAGTGGTTGTCATGACAATGATTGATAAGGCGTGTCCAGAGGTGGATCGTGATTTACAGAATATCTACCGCAGCaagaaaatcaaacaaaaa aTGCAGGAGTGCAGCTACAGACTTGGTGTTCCAATGAACTGTATCCTACCTGTGAAGAACTACCATGAGGAGATATCTGTGGATATGAAGATGgacctcctcatcctctcagCTTTGAcacaaattgtacattttgctGATGACTATGTAGCTTCTCTGTATGACCGCTAG
- the LOC114792009 gene encoding heterogeneous nuclear ribonucleoprotein A/B-like isoform X3, with protein MMSEAEQQFMETSENGNEGEDLNGAETAEQPGTEEPEQDPEQEQGAALQDDLEPDSQNGGSEGGQIDASKCEEDAGKMFVGGLSWDTSRKDLKDYFSKFGEVTDCTIKMDSNTGRSRGFGFILFKDAASVEKVLAQKEHRLDGRQIDPKKAMAMKKEPVKKIFVGGLNPETEEETIREYFGAFGEIDTVELPMDPKSEKRRGFVFITYKEESSVKKVLEKKYHNVSGSKVTDGKEDLCEVKIAQPKEVYQQQQFGGRGGYGGRGRGRGGQNQNWNQGYSNYWNQGGYGYGQQNYGGYGAYGNYDYSSGYYGYGNYDYRLK; from the exons ATGATGTCCGAGGCCGAGCAGCAGTTCATGGAGACCTCCGAAAACGGGAACGAAGGCGAGGACCTCAACGGGGCCGAGACTGCGGAGCAGCCGGGCACAGAGGAGCCGGAGCAGGATCCCGAGCAGGAGCAAGGTGCGGCGCTCCAGGACGACCTGGAGCCGGACTCTCAGAACGGCGGTTCGGAAGGGGGACAGATCGACGCCAGCAAGTGCGAGGAGGATGCGGG CAAGATGTTTGTTGGTGGACTTAGTTGGGACACAAGTAGGAAAGATCTCAAGGATTATTTCTCCAAGTTTGGAGAGGTGACTGATTGCACCATCAAAATGGACTCAAACACAGGACGCTCTCGTGGGTTCGGATTCATCCTCTTCAAAGATGCTGCTAGTGTGGAGAAG GTATTGGCCCAAAAGGAACACAGACTAGATGGGCGGCAGATCGATCCCAAAAAAGCCATGGCCATGAAGAAAGAGCCAGTCAAGAAGATATTTGTTGGTGGCCTTAACCCTGAGACCGAGGAGGAAACTATCCGGGAGTACTTTGGGGCCTTTGGAGAG ATTGACACAGTAGAGCTTCCAATGGACCCCAAgtcagagaaaaggagaggtTTTGTGTTCATTACATATAAAGAAGAGAGTTCTGTTAAGAAAGTGTTAGAGAAGAAGTATCACAATGTTAGTGGAAGCAAGGTAACGGATGGCAAGGAAGACCTT TGTGAGGTAAAAATTGCTCAGCCTAAAGAGGTgtaccagcagcagcagtttggTGGCAGGGGAGGGTATGGCGGCAGAGGGCGGGGGCGTGGTG GCCAAAATCAGAACTGGAACCAGGGTTACAGCAACTACTGGAACCAGGGTGGCTATGGTTATGGCCAGCAAAACTATGGAGGCTACGGGGCCTATGGCAACTATGATTATTCATCTGGTTACTATGGTTACGGCAACTATGACTACA GACTGAAGTGA
- the LOC114792964 gene encoding interferon-induced protein 44-like: MGGSHSKRSPSPPAPPTPSPFYDHEWRSMTWSMESKSDMETKLREFCLTEQDVGQLRIVLFGPVGAGKSSFINSVNNAFLGRVTSKALVASGAGTSFTTTYKTHKIGHGRLPFVFNDVMGLEEGGSAGILNEDLISGLEGHIKENYKFNPISPLSNGNSYYNPSPAMGDKVHCVVNVIPADKISMVTDEVINKLRSVRNKASDLGIPQVVVMTMIDKACPEVDRDLQNIYRSKKIKQKMQECSYRLGVPMNCILPVKNYHEEISVDMKMDLLILSALTQIVHFADDYVASLYER, translated from the exons ATGGGTGGCTCACATTCCAAAcgttctccctctcctcctgccCCTCCCACTCCATCACCCT TCTATGACCATGAATGGAGGAGCATGACCTGGAG TATGGAATCTAAAAGTGATATGGAGACAAAGCTCCGAGAGTTTTGTTTGACTGAACAAGATGTCGGCCAACTTCGCATCGTCCTGTTTGGACCAGTTGGAGCTGGAAAGTCCAGCTTCATTAACTCCGTCAATAACGCCTTCCTTGGAAGAGTCACCAGTAAAGCTCTAGTAGCCTCGGGTGCAGGCACAAGCTTCACAACCACA tATAAAACCCATAAAATTGGACATGGAAGACTTCCTTTTGTCTTTAATGACGTAATGGGTCTTGAAGAAGGGGGATCGGCAGGGATACTAAACGAGGACCTCATCAGTGGATTGGAAGGCCACATCAAGGAGAATTACAAG TTCAACCCAATAAGTCCATTGTCTAATGGCAACTCATACTACAACCCCAGTCCTGCAATGGGTGATAAGGTTCACTGCGTGGTGAATGTCATACCTGCAGACAAAATCTCCATGGTTACCGATGAAGTCATCAATAAACTGAGGAGTGTCAGGAATAAAGCGAGTGATTTGG GGATCCCACAAGTGGTTGTCATGACAATGATTGATAAGGCGTGTCCAGAGGTGGATCGTGATTTACAGAATATCTACCGCAGCaagaaaatcaaacaaaaa aTGCAGGAGTGCAGCTACAGACTTGGTGTTCCAATGAACTGTATCCTACCTGTGAAGAACTACCATGAGGAGATATCTGTGGATATGAAGATGgacctcctcatcctctcagCTTTGAcacaaattgtacattttgctGATGACTATGTAGCTTCTCTGTATGAGCGCTAG
- the LOC114792179 gene encoding interferon-induced protein 44-like — protein sequence MGYEVGESAGILSEDLISALEGHIKDNYKFNSRSSLLKSDPYYNPNPTVSDKIHCVVNVLPADKFIFMTDDLINKLRSVRNKASDLGIPQVVVMTMVDKACPEVNCDLQIVYRSKKILKNMQECSNRLGVPMNCILPVKNYHEEISVDMKMDLLILTALAQIVHFADDYAASLYEH from the exons ATGGGCTATGAAGTAGGGGAATCGGCAGGGATACTAAGCGAAGACCTCATCAGTGCATTGGAGGGCCACATCAAGGATAATTACAAG TTCAACTCAAGGAGTTCACTGTTGAAAAGTGACCCATACTACAACCCCAATCCCACGGTGAGTGATAAGATTCACTGCGTGGTGAATGTCCTACCTGCAGACAAGTTCATCTTCATGACAGATGACCTCATCAATAAACTGAGGAGTGTCAGGAATAAAGCGAGTGATTTGG GGATCCCACAAGTGGTTGTCATGACAATGGTTGATAAGGCATGTCCAGAGGTAAATTGTGATCTACAAATTGTCTACAGGAGCaagaaaattttaaaaaat ATGCAGGAGTGCAGCAACAGACTTGGTGTTCCAATGAACTGTATCCTACCTGTGAAGAACTACCACGAGGAGATATCTGTGGATATGAAGATGgacctcctcatcctcacagCTTTGGcacaaattgtacattttgctGATGACTATGCAGCCTCTCTGTATGAGCACTAG